The genomic stretch atAATCCAAAACCTTGTCATTAGTTAATTAACATTGCTAATGTTACTCTTAAAATATTGTACATAATTAAGATTCTGATAATTAtatatgaattaattaattaCCTGACCGTGAAGGATTGCAGCAATTGTTAGATACCAAGCAGTGTAAGTGGTCATAACAAGACCCAAAAAGGACCAGATTCTGTAGTTGTGAAATGAGGGAATAAAGACAGTGGTTGCACAACATGCTCCGAATATGTATGTCCAAGTCCTCTTGTCCAGATTATCATTTATGTAATATATATTGCTGAAACAAACAGACAACATTACTTAATCCATTAAGATAATATTCATATTCATTACTTAAACCCAATGAATCACATAGATGCATGTGATGTGTTGTTTACTTGCTTCAACAAGTAATTTAATTTCCATAACACCGACCTTAGAATAAAAGTCTATCAAATGCTGAAATTGTGTAAGTCTTAGGTAAGTTATTATCAATGTCTACGTATCAGTGTTAGTGTCGTGTCTCGTGTATGTggcaaataataataaaaagtaAGGATAGATACCTTGCACAAGCTATAAGTTGGATAACAGATCCAAACAGAAGAAATATGCAGTTAAAGGCCAAGCCGACGTTTCTCCAGTGTTTCCCTACtaaaaaaagagaaaatcaaCACATAAGCTTAATTTCATAGATACAGAAAAGTATTCCCTACTAAAAAAATTTAATATCACTGATAACAACATGTGTTCTTCTATAGATATCAGATTATGGCCTCCTTGAAGGTTGTAATGTAATTCATCATATCTTTTGCTCTATAAGAGAAAAAAACTTCACAAGTTGTATAATGAGTTTAACATCTTAGTCCAGCGTCGCCACTGTATGTTCAATCAACGTTTCTTCAACTTAGTCATGTATTAGATCTAGGATGTTTATTCAACTTCGTAGCTTATAAGCAACGTTAAAAATGCCAAGTGTTGGCTGGTTGCATACAATTTTGCTATGCGTTGACAGAACATGTGAAGTATAACAATAGGGAGGGAGAACATtaagaggttagtgacatattaTCTGCGTTCAAAACAAAAAACATCTACATATCTAATGGTGGTTCACTAAGTGCAGTATTTTCAGCTGAAGATGGTTCAGTGGCTGCATACTCATCATCATTAGCAAACATATCAAAATCATCAGCACCAGCCAAAGGTGGATTTGTAGTGTCCATGGGTGTGCCTTCTCTTCTTGCTCTGGCTAATTTTTCATATCCTTCTGAAAAAGAGAGACTGTAAAAGGCATAAGCATTAGCAATTAGTACTCCTACAAAAAGAGGTGTCGTTCCTTGTAAAGCTATATGTCGATATCATAATTAATGAACATGCCCATAATATGAACATATGTAGAAACATGGTTCAAAAAATAGTTATATTGTTATCATAAACTATAATGATATGGCATCATATTTCATTTCAAAACATGGCCATAATATGAACATATGTAGAAAATATATTAGTATAAGTAACAGTATACCTTACCACCTTTAATATCTTACACTTTACGATCTTCCTTTTTCTCAAGAACTATCAGTATTCTTACATACTTCATCAGAAGAAGTAAGACAAAAGTAGTACCAAATATGCGATCAAAACAAACCCTAAATTCAGTACCAATCCTGAAACAAAACAAACCCTAAACTCAAGATTATATCTTTCGTCTCGTGAATTACTTTTCTCTTTCTCATAAAACTGGACGCAAATACCATACGGCTTTGCGCGACACATCTAAATttaacagccccatcaaacattaaagtccatttttcatatgaatcaggtccctcctcaacaactgtctcttcacagtctttcatcttgaggaacatgatgtcttcatctggaaaatcaaacttcatcggctcataatcttcaatcggctgttgagcaagatagtctgacagaatactccccttgatggctttctgggaagttgataacatgaaataatatcacatttttggacttgatttaattaaattatattattatttgattcgatttattttatattattcgatattacttggtattctccttctatttatttcaggtaacattatttgaagcatacgtgagaaaagaaagaaaagggggtgcaaaaagaggatgaaaagcattccactaaagcccagcccacaactacaAGGGAAAAGCGCTGAGacctgtgacgaccgccacacaaggtgtgacgagcgtcacggccccctgctaagtgttacgagcgtaacacatggtgtgacgaacgtcacacccccACTCCTATATTTCTGGCTTTaacgcgtaacagaagcacgttcaTC from Lathyrus oleraceus cultivar Zhongwan6 chromosome 7, CAAS_Psat_ZW6_1.0, whole genome shotgun sequence encodes the following:
- the LOC127103014 gene encoding auxin transporter-like protein 5, with the translated sequence MDTTNPPLAGADDFDMFANDDEYAATEPSSAENTALRKHWRNVGLAFNCIFLLFGSVIQLIACASNIYYINDNLDKRTWTYIFGACCATTVFIPSFHNYRIWSFLGLVMTTYTAWYLTIAAILHGQMEGVKHSGPNKMVLYFTGATNILYTFGGHAVTVEIMHAMWKPQKFKAIYLMATLYVLTLTLPSAAAVYWAFGDMLLNHSNALMNSNLKKLICDTSEKKRICDISVKRDS